Proteins encoded in a region of the Acipenser ruthenus chromosome 11, fAciRut3.2 maternal haplotype, whole genome shotgun sequence genome:
- the dcaf17 gene encoding DDB1- and CUL4-associated factor 17 isoform X1, whose amino-acid sequence MSSGAAGIQTPGKRTVKHGPYPASEKKRSVCHSLSSRSIGLFKNDAGALYRENLTVLRSLVCQDTTTFRNVWTKRSKSPIEYEKGRIYLENYRCCYSSIALKPELLYELPKCSKLEKIEDALLCECPLGETLPKSSDHKPCLLALTANNWLYRLSGQTGALLESVYLSSQYKFRYLEWDVPQETMVIKSVQKKLVPMTRHALLCLAVFRVLPLTLLGMLEINKRVFGKSVVDAMISHGLLIVTHSMGLVRLYSLEHITEQFMLKKLVLGEKSEWNGTTGLVGEAPFGIPLNIQIKDCPPLLFEVSCLENAFQIGGFPYHYIITPKQKRQKGSYHICSLKDNKLAKNGVQFMECCSLESDWIYFHPDDSGRIVHVGPNQINVLKVEEAQGSQCQVVQDFAIAAKRENKVNAVTVTASGRVVKTRFKQLDDDPDQETFRNVEYEGELDLLAVIQTETEGKALIGLYDNQTGAVIKDIALAESWDVTYSQVLFFERDTIVHIEQEPNSNFNCYVYKMTRDTTDEKEQQ is encoded by the exons ATGAGTTCAGGTGCAGCAGGTATCCAGACACCAGGAAAAAGGACAGTAAAACATGGGCCCTACCCTGCATCGGAGAAAAAAAGAAGTGTCTGTCACTCTCTTTCCTCAAGATCAATTGGCTTGTTTAAGAATGACGCTGGGGCATTGTACCGAGAAAACCTGACAGTCCTGCGTAGTCTTGTGTGCCAG GATACCACTACATTCAGAAATGTTTGGACGAAGCGGTCTAAATCCCCTATCGAGTATGAAAAAGGAAGAATTTACTTAGAAAATTACAGGTGCTGTTATAGTAG CATTGCTCTGAAGCCAGAACTTCTCTATGAACTTCCAAAGTGTTCCAAGTTAGAGAAGATTGAAGATGCCTTATTGTGTGAATGCCCGCTG ggaGAAACGCTACCAAAGTCATCGGACCACAAGCCCTGCTTACTGGCACTTACAGCAAATAACTGGCTTTATCGCTTGTCTGGCCAAACAGGAGCACTGTTAGAAAGTGTGTATTTGTCTTCTCAGTACAAATTCAG GTACTTAGAATGGGATGTGCCTCAGGAAACTATGGTGATAAAGTCAGTTCAGAAGAAACTGGTACCAATGACTAGACAT GCGCTGCTGTGTTTGGCTGTATTCAGAGTCCTGCCTCTCACTCTATTGGGGATGCTGGAGATCAACAAAAGA GTTTTTGGGAAAAGTGTTGTGGATGCCATGATATCTCACGGGTTACTTATTGTGACTCACAGCATGGGGCTGGTCAGGCTCTACAGCTTGGAACACATTACTGAGCAG TTCATGCTAAAGAAATTGGTACTTGGGGAGAAGTCTGAATGGAACGGAACCACTGGTTTGGTTGGTGAGGCTCCATTTGGCATACCcttaaacatacaaataaaag ATTGCCCTCCTTTACTGTTTGAAGTATCGTGTCTGGAAAATGCCTTTCAGATTGGTGGTTTCCCCTATCATTACATCATCACTCCTAAACAGAAAAGACAGAAAGGCTCTTATCATATTTGTTCACTGAAGGACAACAAATTG GCAAAAAATGGAGTCCAATTTATGGAGTGCTGTTCACTGGAATCTGACTGGATATATTTTCATCCCGATGATTCTGGGCGGATTGTGCATGTTGGACCAAATCAAATCAA TGTTTTGAAGGTTGAAGAAGCACAGGGGAGCCAGTGTCAGGTTGTACAAGACTTTGCCATTGCAGCTAAGCGAGAAAATAAA GTGAATGCTGTCACAGTCACAGCTTCGGGTCGAGTGGTGAAAACGAGATTTAAACAACTTGATGATGACCCAGACCAAGAG ACCTTTAGGAATGTGGAGTATGAAGGTGAGCTGGACCTGTTAGCAGTGATCCAGACAGAAACTGAAGGAAAGGCCCTCATTGGTCTCTATGACAACCAGACTGGTGCAGTAATAAAGGACATTGCTCTGGCAGAGTCCTGGGATGTG ACCTACAGCCAAGTCTTGTTCTTTGAAAGAGACACGATTGTGCACATTGAACAGGAGCCAAACAGCAACTTCAACTGTTACGTTTACAAAATGACCCGAGACACCACCGATGAAAAAGAACAGCAGTAA
- the dcaf17 gene encoding DDB1- and CUL4-associated factor 17 isoform X2 produces MSSGAAGIQTPGKRTVKHGPYPASEKKRSVCHSLSSRSIGLFKNDAGALYRENLTVLRSLVCQDTTTFRNVWTKRSKSPIEYEKGRIYLENYSIALKPELLYELPKCSKLEKIEDALLCECPLGETLPKSSDHKPCLLALTANNWLYRLSGQTGALLESVYLSSQYKFRYLEWDVPQETMVIKSVQKKLVPMTRHALLCLAVFRVLPLTLLGMLEINKRVFGKSVVDAMISHGLLIVTHSMGLVRLYSLEHITEQFMLKKLVLGEKSEWNGTTGLVGEAPFGIPLNIQIKDCPPLLFEVSCLENAFQIGGFPYHYIITPKQKRQKGSYHICSLKDNKLAKNGVQFMECCSLESDWIYFHPDDSGRIVHVGPNQINVLKVEEAQGSQCQVVQDFAIAAKRENKVNAVTVTASGRVVKTRFKQLDDDPDQETFRNVEYEGELDLLAVIQTETEGKALIGLYDNQTGAVIKDIALAESWDVTYSQVLFFERDTIVHIEQEPNSNFNCYVYKMTRDTTDEKEQQ; encoded by the exons ATGAGTTCAGGTGCAGCAGGTATCCAGACACCAGGAAAAAGGACAGTAAAACATGGGCCCTACCCTGCATCGGAGAAAAAAAGAAGTGTCTGTCACTCTCTTTCCTCAAGATCAATTGGCTTGTTTAAGAATGACGCTGGGGCATTGTACCGAGAAAACCTGACAGTCCTGCGTAGTCTTGTGTGCCAG GATACCACTACATTCAGAAATGTTTGGACGAAGCGGTCTAAATCCCCTATCGAGTATGAAAAAGGAAGAATTTACTTAGAAAATTACAG CATTGCTCTGAAGCCAGAACTTCTCTATGAACTTCCAAAGTGTTCCAAGTTAGAGAAGATTGAAGATGCCTTATTGTGTGAATGCCCGCTG ggaGAAACGCTACCAAAGTCATCGGACCACAAGCCCTGCTTACTGGCACTTACAGCAAATAACTGGCTTTATCGCTTGTCTGGCCAAACAGGAGCACTGTTAGAAAGTGTGTATTTGTCTTCTCAGTACAAATTCAG GTACTTAGAATGGGATGTGCCTCAGGAAACTATGGTGATAAAGTCAGTTCAGAAGAAACTGGTACCAATGACTAGACAT GCGCTGCTGTGTTTGGCTGTATTCAGAGTCCTGCCTCTCACTCTATTGGGGATGCTGGAGATCAACAAAAGA GTTTTTGGGAAAAGTGTTGTGGATGCCATGATATCTCACGGGTTACTTATTGTGACTCACAGCATGGGGCTGGTCAGGCTCTACAGCTTGGAACACATTACTGAGCAG TTCATGCTAAAGAAATTGGTACTTGGGGAGAAGTCTGAATGGAACGGAACCACTGGTTTGGTTGGTGAGGCTCCATTTGGCATACCcttaaacatacaaataaaag ATTGCCCTCCTTTACTGTTTGAAGTATCGTGTCTGGAAAATGCCTTTCAGATTGGTGGTTTCCCCTATCATTACATCATCACTCCTAAACAGAAAAGACAGAAAGGCTCTTATCATATTTGTTCACTGAAGGACAACAAATTG GCAAAAAATGGAGTCCAATTTATGGAGTGCTGTTCACTGGAATCTGACTGGATATATTTTCATCCCGATGATTCTGGGCGGATTGTGCATGTTGGACCAAATCAAATCAA TGTTTTGAAGGTTGAAGAAGCACAGGGGAGCCAGTGTCAGGTTGTACAAGACTTTGCCATTGCAGCTAAGCGAGAAAATAAA GTGAATGCTGTCACAGTCACAGCTTCGGGTCGAGTGGTGAAAACGAGATTTAAACAACTTGATGATGACCCAGACCAAGAG ACCTTTAGGAATGTGGAGTATGAAGGTGAGCTGGACCTGTTAGCAGTGATCCAGACAGAAACTGAAGGAAAGGCCCTCATTGGTCTCTATGACAACCAGACTGGTGCAGTAATAAAGGACATTGCTCTGGCAGAGTCCTGGGATGTG ACCTACAGCCAAGTCTTGTTCTTTGAAAGAGACACGATTGTGCACATTGAACAGGAGCCAAACAGCAACTTCAACTGTTACGTTTACAAAATGACCCGAGACACCACCGATGAAAAAGAACAGCAGTAA
- the mettl8 gene encoding mRNA N(3)-methylcytidine methyltransferase METTL8, with product MKLKSHCTFFQTLSSIAWKRKAGPQCKLWSSDRPTAPLGARILTDPKKVFEHNMWDHVQWSHQEKEDARKKAIENSSVQIPLEERDKYDKEAGKYWDEFYKTHQNKFFKDRNWLFFEFPELLSHRREGFGVEEGQCNVAVPASKSELCNSKDPQPEQSERFSAHSSLHTEHRGGVIDGAVSSCGGSGRNNEMWKKMNTFPGSEATFRIFEVGCGAGNSAFPIVNALKDKSVFLYCCDFSPQAVELVKTHQNYSRVQCHAFVHDVCEEAATFPFPDESLDIILLVFVLSSIHPERMQGVVNRLTQLLKPGGTLLFRDYGRYDLSQLRFKRGRCLSENFYVRGDGTCVYFFTKDEVHNLFSNAGLSEIQNLEDRRLQVNRGKGVVMRRVWMQSKYHKPLAHSDP from the exons ATGAAGCTGAAGAGCCATTGCACATTTTTTCAGACCCTGTCTAGTAttgcatggaaaagaaaagctGGACCACAGTGCAAACTTTGGAGTAGTGACCGACCCACCGCACCCCTTGGTGCAAGGATATTAACTGATCCCAAGAAGGTGTTTGAACATAATATGTG ggATCATGTCCAGTGGTCACATCAAGAAAAAGAAGACGCAAGGAAGAAAGCCATTGAAAATTCCAGTGTCCAGATTCCTCTTGAGGAACGAG ataaATATGATAAAGAAGCTGGTAAATATTGGGATGAGTTTTATAAGACACATCAAAACAAGTTCTTCAAAGACCGCAACTGGCTGTTCTTTGAGTTTCCAGAGCTTCTGTCTCACAGACGAGAGGGGTTTGGTGTGGAGGAAGGGCAGTGTAATGTAGCTGTTCCTGCCAGTAAGTCTGAGCTATGCAACAGCAAGGACCCACAGCCTGAGCAGTCAGAGAGGTTTTCTGCACACAGCAGTCTTCACACTGAGCACAGAGGAGGAGTGATTGATGGAGCTGTTAGTTCCTGTGGAGGCTCTGGAAGAAACAATGAGATGTGGAAGAAGATGAATACATTCCCAGGTAGTGAAGCAACATTCAGGATCTTCGAG GTTGGatgcggtgctggaaacagtgcgTTTCCTATTGTGAATGCCTTGAA AGACAAGAGTGTATTTCTTTACTGTTGTGACTTCTCACCTCAGGCAGTGGAGCTGGTAAAG ACCCACCAGAACTACAGTCGGGTTCAGTGTCATGCCTTTGTTCATGATGTGTGCGAGGAAGCAGCCACCTTCCCTTTTCCAGATGAGAGCCTGGATATCATTCTTCTTGTCTTTGTACTCTCCTCCATTCACCCTGAGAG AATGCAGGGAGTTGTAAACAGATTGACCCAATTACTAAAGCCTGGGGGAACCTTGTTGTTCAGAGATTATGGCAGATATGATCTGTCACAACTTCGGTTTAAAAGAG GTCGCTGCCTGTCTGAAAATTTCTACGTCCGTGGAGATGGCACCTGTGTCTACTTTTTTACAAaag ATGAAGTTCACAATTTGTTTTCGAATGCTGGTTTGAGTGAAATCCAAAACTTGGAGGACCGGCGCCTCCAGGTGAACCGGGGGAAAGGGGTGGTCATGCGCCGGGTGTGGATGCAAAGCAAGTACCACAAACCACTGGCCCACTCTGACCCCTAG